The Pseudarthrobacter sp. BIM B-2242 region ACTCTTCCGACGCAGAAACCCGGTCCGGCCTCAGCCTGAGTTACGGCTACGGTACGGACCGCGGACTCCGCCGGGAACTCAATGAAGACTCCTTCATCGCCTCGGACCCTGTCTTCGCCGTGGCAGACGGCATGGGCGGGCACGAAGCCGGGGAGATCGCCAGCGGTATGTGCGTGCGCGCGCTGGCCGCGATGCCGCAGCTTGCCAGCGGAGAGCGCAGCGTCACGGCGGCTGTGCTGCAGCAGTACCTGCTCCGAGCCGACAGCTCCATCCGGGAGGTGACCGGTGCCCGTGCCGGGACCACCCTGACGGGCGCCGTGGTGGTGGAACAGATGGGCATGCCGTACTGGCTGGTCATGAACATTGGTGATTCCCGGACATACCGGCTGAGCCAGGGAAATTTTGCCCAGGTCAGCGTGGACCACTCGGAGGTCCAGGAACTTGTGGACGCCGGCGAGATCACCCCGGAGCAGGCCACGGTCCACCCGCGCCGCCACGTGGTTACCAGGGCGCTTGGCACCGGCGACGAAACTGAAGCGGACTACTGGCTGCTGCCCGTGGAGGAAGGCGACCGGATCCTGATCTGCTCGGACGGCCTCAACGCCGAACTGACGGACGAACACATCCACCGGATCCTGAGCACCGTCGGTCATCCCCAGGACGCCGTGGACGCCCTGATCCAGGCAGCACTGCGCAACGGCGGACGGGACAATGTCACCGTCATTGTGGTTGACGCCAAAAA contains the following coding sequences:
- a CDS encoding PP2C family serine/threonine-protein phosphatase; amino-acid sequence: MNSQPESDSSDAETRSGLSLSYGYGTDRGLRRELNEDSFIASDPVFAVADGMGGHEAGEIASGMCVRALAAMPQLASGERSVTAAVLQQYLLRADSSIREVTGARAGTTLTGAVVVEQMGMPYWLVMNIGDSRTYRLSQGNFAQVSVDHSEVQELVDAGEITPEQATVHPRRHVVTRALGTGDETEADYWLLPVEEGDRILICSDGLNAELTDEHIHRILSTVGHPQDAVDALIQAALRNGGRDNVTVIVVDAKNLMNDAGMATTAPRPSAGGEDEDTLPRSQIVDASRRAAEDDEPGER